One Halorientalis litorea DNA segment encodes these proteins:
- a CDS encoding DUF7561 family protein, whose translation MTSEPCDGCGTTVRIAGGIGDFWSFSSGSTGGLELELADGSEWFLCHDCVDDLPDDREVTAADVEALPPR comes from the coding sequence ATGACGAGCGAGCCGTGTGACGGCTGTGGGACGACAGTACGCATCGCCGGCGGCATCGGTGACTTCTGGTCGTTCTCGTCCGGCAGTACGGGGGGCTTGGAGTTGGAGTTGGCCGACGGCTCGGAGTGGTTCCTCTGTCACGACTGCGTCGACGACTTGCCCGACGACCGGGAGGTGACGGCCGCCGACGTGGAGGCGTTGCCGCCGCGGTGA
- a CDS encoding AAA family ATPase: MTGNATLALVGTVGGAGTTRLTVEFGATLARAGRDVALVDAAFATQGLARHVPGRVDADLTDLLTGDAPLDAGLRQYPVDLPGQLAVAPARAPFERLARAKTPEAAEQFEALVRQARRQFDHVLVDTPPVAANQAVAAVSAADTVALVVPASERGLDRLPTMRDRLHDIGAPVDSVVANWADDDDATVGGADATVPESEARELAALPVCAAPDAAFAPAVADAVESCLDTDLALSFPDSGLLDGYVG; this comes from the coding sequence GTGACAGGAAATGCGACGCTCGCGCTCGTCGGAACGGTCGGCGGCGCGGGGACCACGCGGTTGACCGTCGAGTTCGGGGCGACGCTCGCCCGGGCGGGCCGGGACGTGGCACTGGTCGACGCCGCCTTCGCCACGCAGGGGCTGGCCCGGCACGTCCCCGGCCGCGTCGACGCCGACCTCACCGACCTGCTAACCGGCGACGCCCCCCTCGACGCCGGTTTGCGCCAGTACCCGGTCGACCTCCCCGGGCAGTTGGCCGTCGCCCCCGCCCGCGCGCCGTTCGAACGACTGGCGCGGGCGAAGACACCCGAGGCGGCCGAGCAGTTCGAGGCACTCGTGAGACAGGCCAGGCGACAGTTCGACCACGTACTCGTGGACACGCCGCCGGTGGCCGCGAATCAGGCTGTCGCCGCCGTCTCGGCGGCCGACACCGTCGCGCTGGTCGTCCCCGCGAGCGAGCGCGGGCTGGACCGCCTGCCGACGATGCGGGACCGACTGCACGATATCGGCGCGCCCGTCGATAGCGTGGTGGCGAACTGGGCCGACGACGACGACGCAACGGTCGGCGGTGCCGACGCCACAGTCCCAGAGAGCGAGGCACGGGAACTCGCGGCACTCCCCGTCTGTGCGGCCCCCGACGCCGCGTTCGCGCCGGCGGTCGCGGACGCGGTCGAGTCGTGTCTGGACACGGACCTCGCGCTCTCGTTCCCGGACTCGGGACTGCTCGACGGGTACGTCGGGTGA
- a CDS encoding ATP-dependent DNA helicase, translated as MNPARITEEFPAPSYRGNQERALQDIREAFAAGNDVVLVRAPTGSGKSLLARAIAGCARRASEAEATEPIGAYYTTPQVSQLDDVAADPLLDDLNVIRGKNNYSCLLPGETDTPVNQAPCARERGFDCQVKHRCPYFSDRAIASNRSIAAMTLAYFMQTAGSDVFGTRDVVVIDEAHGLGEWAEMYATIDLSARMLPVWEDVRPPDIGGLDEAAGYAERVMTVCSRRQEELRGNAELTAEQVAERDRLTELVSELQWFLEDYRDPEGATTWVVDQPDGEGGAVTVKPMNPERYLEHTVWDRGQKFALLSATILNKDAFCAGAGLSPDRVALVEVDHTFPVENRPLYDVTEGKMTYEERDRTLPDIAHTLVRIMQAHPDEKGLVHCHSYDIQERLHDHLAEMGVAERVRTHDRENRDAVLATWKRGDGADVFLSVKMEEALDLEGDLARWQLLCKAPYPNTRDSRVSKRLEDGQWGWYYRAALRTVIQACGRVVRAPDDHGATYLGDSSLLDLFERARTDTPEWFAAQVDRMSRPDLPAFDPAAAVESSGTGPQSGSRSRRRRPSSDTTDDHPLSDVWD; from the coding sequence GTGAATCCAGCGCGCATCACCGAGGAGTTCCCCGCCCCGTCCTACCGCGGGAACCAAGAGCGCGCGCTCCAGGACATCCGGGAGGCCTTCGCGGCGGGCAACGACGTGGTACTGGTCCGCGCGCCGACCGGGAGCGGGAAGTCACTGCTCGCCCGCGCCATCGCCGGGTGTGCTCGGCGAGCGAGCGAGGCCGAGGCGACCGAACCCATCGGCGCGTACTACACGACGCCGCAGGTGTCCCAACTGGACGACGTGGCCGCGGACCCGCTGTTGGACGATTTGAACGTCATCCGCGGCAAGAACAACTACTCCTGTCTCCTCCCGGGGGAGACGGACACGCCGGTGAATCAGGCCCCCTGTGCCCGCGAACGGGGTTTCGACTGTCAGGTCAAACACCGATGTCCGTACTTCTCGGACCGCGCCATCGCGTCGAACCGGTCGATTGCGGCGATGACGCTGGCGTACTTCATGCAGACCGCCGGCTCTGACGTGTTCGGGACGCGGGACGTGGTGGTGATAGACGAGGCCCACGGCCTCGGGGAGTGGGCCGAGATGTACGCGACCATCGACCTCTCGGCCCGGATGCTCCCGGTCTGGGAGGACGTACGGCCACCCGACATCGGCGGACTGGACGAGGCCGCGGGCTACGCCGAGCGGGTGATGACAGTCTGTTCGCGCCGACAGGAGGAGCTACGGGGCAACGCCGAGTTGACGGCCGAGCAGGTGGCCGAGCGCGACCGGTTGACCGAACTCGTCTCGGAGTTACAGTGGTTCCTCGAAGATTATCGGGACCCCGAGGGCGCGACGACGTGGGTGGTCGACCAACCGGACGGGGAGGGCGGCGCGGTGACGGTCAAGCCGATGAACCCCGAGCGGTACCTCGAACACACCGTCTGGGACCGGGGTCAGAAGTTCGCGCTCCTGTCGGCGACCATCCTCAACAAGGACGCGTTCTGCGCCGGGGCGGGCCTCTCGCCCGACCGCGTGGCACTCGTGGAGGTCGACCACACGTTCCCCGTCGAGAACCGACCGCTGTACGACGTGACGGAGGGGAAGATGACCTACGAGGAGCGAGACCGGACGCTCCCGGACATCGCCCACACGCTCGTCCGCATCATGCAGGCCCACCCCGACGAGAAGGGGTTGGTCCACTGCCACTCCTACGACATTCAGGAGCGACTGCACGACCACCTCGCCGAGATGGGTGTCGCCGAGCGAGTGCGGACCCACGACCGGGAGAACCGCGACGCCGTGCTGGCGACGTGGAAGCGAGGCGACGGCGCGGACGTGTTCCTCTCGGTCAAGATGGAGGAGGCACTCGACTTGGAGGGTGACCTCGCCCGGTGGCAACTGCTCTGTAAGGCCCCCTATCCCAACACGCGTGACTCCCGGGTGTCGAAACGGCTCGAAGACGGACAGTGGGGCTGGTACTACCGGGCGGCACTGCGGACGGTGATTCAGGCCTGTGGGCGGGTCGTGCGCGCCCCGGACGACCACGGCGCGACGTATCTGGGCGACTCGTCGCTGCTCGACCTGTTCGAGCGTGCCCGGACCGACACCCCCGAGTGGTTCGCCGCGCAGGTCGACCGGATGAGCCGCCCCGACCTCCCGGCGTTCGACCCGGCGGCGGCCGTCGAGTCGAGCGGGACGGGACCACAGTCCGGGTCCCGGTCACGCCGTCGGCGGCCGTCCAGCGACACCACCGACGACCACCCCCTCTCCGACGTGTGGGACTGA